A genomic segment from Hypanus sabinus isolate sHypSab1 chromosome 8, sHypSab1.hap1, whole genome shotgun sequence encodes:
- the dyrk2 gene encoding dual specificity tyrosine-phosphorylation-regulated kinase 2 isoform X2 — protein sequence MCRADDSSALPPDYRTGTDCSDTRKGGGGSRAGDPPSPLGLPPLKSHTIGGSKHIMNDHLHIGSHGQIQVQQLFEDSSNKRTILTTQPNGLTAVGKMSLPVVQDKQQEGSHRRQGSSASVKSTDGTSKVKSIVMTPEQAMKQYMHKLSAYEHHEIFNYPEIYFVGPNAKKRQGVVGGSNNGGYDDDQGSYIHVPHDHIIYRYEVLKVIGKGSFGQVVKAYDHKQHQHIALKMVRNEKRFHRQAAEEIRILEHLKKQDKDQTMNVIHMLENFTFRNHICMTFELLSMNLYELIKKNKFQGFSLPLVRKFAHSILLCLDALHKNRIIHCDLKPENILLKQQGRSGIKVIDFGSSCYEHQRVYTYIQSRFYRAPEVILGARYGMPIDMWSLGCILAELLTGYPLLPGEDEGDQLACMMELLGTAPQKFLDQSKRAKNFVSSKGYPRYCTVTSLPDGSVVLNGGRSRRGKLRGPPGSKDWVTALKGCDDPLFLDFLKQCLEWDPMLRMTPSQALRHPWLRRRLPKPPAGEKASTRRTTESSGAITSISKLPPTSGSTAKLRTNLAQITDANGNIQQRTVLPKLVS from the exons atGT GTAGGGCCGACGACAGCTCGGCGTTGCCCCCGGATTACAGGACGGGAACGGACTGCTCGGACACCCGCAAAGGCGGAGGAGGGTCCCGGGCGGGCGATCCGCCGTCGCCTTTGGGATTACCGCCACTCAAGAGCCACACG ATTGGAGGTAGTAAACACATAATGAATGACCACCTGCACATTGGAAGCCATGGCCAGATCCAAGTTCAACAACTTTTTGAAGATAGCAGCAACAAAAGGACTATATTGACCACCCAACCAAATGGACTTACTGCAGTTGGTAAAATGTCACTACCGGTGGTTCAAGACAAGCAGCAGGAGGGTTCACACAGGCGACAGGGAAGTTCTGCTTCAGTAAAGTCAACAGATGGTACTTCAAAAGTGAAATCCATTGTCATGACACCAGAGCAAGCCATGAAGCAATATATGCATAAACTATCAGCGTATGAACACCACGAGATATTCAACTATCCTGAAATCTACTTTGTTGGTCCAAATGCAAAGAAACGGCAAGGTGTGGTTGGTGGCTCAAATAATGGTGGCTATGACGATGACCAGGGCTCTTACATCCACGTACCTCATGATCACATAATCTATAGATATGAAGTTTTGAAAGTAATCGGAAAAGGGAGCTTTGGTCAGGTTGTGAAAGCGTACGATCACAAACAGCACCAGCATATCGCACTGAAAATGGTGAGGAACGAGAAACGGTTCCATCGGCAGGCTGCTGAAGAGATTCGGATTCTCGAGCACCTGAAGAAGCAAGACAAAGACCAGACTATGAATGTCATACACATGCTGGAAAACTTCACATTCCGCAACCACATTTGCATGACGTTTGAACTGCTCAGCATGAATCTTTATGAGCTGATTAAAAAGAATAAATTTCAAGGCTTCAGTCTGCCATTGGTTCGCAAATTTGCGCACTCTATTTTGCTTTGCTTGGATGCTTTACACAAGAATAGAATTATCCATTGTGACCTTAAACCTGAGAATATTCTGCTGAAACAGCAGGGGCGAAGTGGGATTAAAGTCATAGATTTTGGTTCTAGCTGTTATGAACACCAACGTGTGTACACTTACATACAGTCAAGGTTTTACCGTGCACCTGAAGTGATCCTCGGAGCTCGCTATGGGATGCCTATAGACATGTGGAGTTTGGGTTGCATTCTGGCGGAACTATTGACGGGTTACCCACTGTTGCCTGGAGAAGATGAAGGGGACCAGCTTGCTTGCATGATGGAGTTGCTGGGTACTGCACCTCAAAAGTTTTTAGATCAGTCAAAACGAGCCAAAAATTTTGTGAGCTCAAAAGGTTACCCCCGTTATTGCACTGTAACTTCCTTGCCAGATGGGTCAGTAGTCCTTAATGGAGGACGGTCGCGAAGAGGAAAGCTTCGTGGCCCTCCAGGGAGCAAGGATTGGGTCACAGCCCTGAAAGGTTGTGATGACCCTCTCTTTCTGGACTTCCTGAAGCAGTGCTTGGAATGGGATCCCATGTTGCGTATGACACCTAGCCAGGCACTGCGACACCCTTGGCTCCGGAGACGCCTACCAAAGCCTCCAGCTGGTGAGAAAGCTTCAACAAGGCGAACAACAGAAAGCAGTGGTGCTATTACATCAATTTCTAAGTTGCCTCCAACTTCTGGCTCAACAGCAAAGCTAAGAACTAATTTAGCACAAATAACTGATGCCAATGGAAATATTCAACAACGAACAGTTTTGCCCAAGTTAGTTAGCTGA
- the dyrk2 gene encoding dual specificity tyrosine-phosphorylation-regulated kinase 2 isoform X1, with translation MLTRKPCAVAVCPAGRADDSSALPPDYRTGTDCSDTRKGGGGSRAGDPPSPLGLPPLKSHTIGGSKHIMNDHLHIGSHGQIQVQQLFEDSSNKRTILTTQPNGLTAVGKMSLPVVQDKQQEGSHRRQGSSASVKSTDGTSKVKSIVMTPEQAMKQYMHKLSAYEHHEIFNYPEIYFVGPNAKKRQGVVGGSNNGGYDDDQGSYIHVPHDHIIYRYEVLKVIGKGSFGQVVKAYDHKQHQHIALKMVRNEKRFHRQAAEEIRILEHLKKQDKDQTMNVIHMLENFTFRNHICMTFELLSMNLYELIKKNKFQGFSLPLVRKFAHSILLCLDALHKNRIIHCDLKPENILLKQQGRSGIKVIDFGSSCYEHQRVYTYIQSRFYRAPEVILGARYGMPIDMWSLGCILAELLTGYPLLPGEDEGDQLACMMELLGTAPQKFLDQSKRAKNFVSSKGYPRYCTVTSLPDGSVVLNGGRSRRGKLRGPPGSKDWVTALKGCDDPLFLDFLKQCLEWDPMLRMTPSQALRHPWLRRRLPKPPAGEKASTRRTTESSGAITSISKLPPTSGSTAKLRTNLAQITDANGNIQQRTVLPKLVS, from the exons ATGTTAACGAGGAAACCGTGTGCTGTTGCTGTCTGTCCTGCCG GTAGGGCCGACGACAGCTCGGCGTTGCCCCCGGATTACAGGACGGGAACGGACTGCTCGGACACCCGCAAAGGCGGAGGAGGGTCCCGGGCGGGCGATCCGCCGTCGCCTTTGGGATTACCGCCACTCAAGAGCCACACG ATTGGAGGTAGTAAACACATAATGAATGACCACCTGCACATTGGAAGCCATGGCCAGATCCAAGTTCAACAACTTTTTGAAGATAGCAGCAACAAAAGGACTATATTGACCACCCAACCAAATGGACTTACTGCAGTTGGTAAAATGTCACTACCGGTGGTTCAAGACAAGCAGCAGGAGGGTTCACACAGGCGACAGGGAAGTTCTGCTTCAGTAAAGTCAACAGATGGTACTTCAAAAGTGAAATCCATTGTCATGACACCAGAGCAAGCCATGAAGCAATATATGCATAAACTATCAGCGTATGAACACCACGAGATATTCAACTATCCTGAAATCTACTTTGTTGGTCCAAATGCAAAGAAACGGCAAGGTGTGGTTGGTGGCTCAAATAATGGTGGCTATGACGATGACCAGGGCTCTTACATCCACGTACCTCATGATCACATAATCTATAGATATGAAGTTTTGAAAGTAATCGGAAAAGGGAGCTTTGGTCAGGTTGTGAAAGCGTACGATCACAAACAGCACCAGCATATCGCACTGAAAATGGTGAGGAACGAGAAACGGTTCCATCGGCAGGCTGCTGAAGAGATTCGGATTCTCGAGCACCTGAAGAAGCAAGACAAAGACCAGACTATGAATGTCATACACATGCTGGAAAACTTCACATTCCGCAACCACATTTGCATGACGTTTGAACTGCTCAGCATGAATCTTTATGAGCTGATTAAAAAGAATAAATTTCAAGGCTTCAGTCTGCCATTGGTTCGCAAATTTGCGCACTCTATTTTGCTTTGCTTGGATGCTTTACACAAGAATAGAATTATCCATTGTGACCTTAAACCTGAGAATATTCTGCTGAAACAGCAGGGGCGAAGTGGGATTAAAGTCATAGATTTTGGTTCTAGCTGTTATGAACACCAACGTGTGTACACTTACATACAGTCAAGGTTTTACCGTGCACCTGAAGTGATCCTCGGAGCTCGCTATGGGATGCCTATAGACATGTGGAGTTTGGGTTGCATTCTGGCGGAACTATTGACGGGTTACCCACTGTTGCCTGGAGAAGATGAAGGGGACCAGCTTGCTTGCATGATGGAGTTGCTGGGTACTGCACCTCAAAAGTTTTTAGATCAGTCAAAACGAGCCAAAAATTTTGTGAGCTCAAAAGGTTACCCCCGTTATTGCACTGTAACTTCCTTGCCAGATGGGTCAGTAGTCCTTAATGGAGGACGGTCGCGAAGAGGAAAGCTTCGTGGCCCTCCAGGGAGCAAGGATTGGGTCACAGCCCTGAAAGGTTGTGATGACCCTCTCTTTCTGGACTTCCTGAAGCAGTGCTTGGAATGGGATCCCATGTTGCGTATGACACCTAGCCAGGCACTGCGACACCCTTGGCTCCGGAGACGCCTACCAAAGCCTCCAGCTGGTGAGAAAGCTTCAACAAGGCGAACAACAGAAAGCAGTGGTGCTATTACATCAATTTCTAAGTTGCCTCCAACTTCTGGCTCAACAGCAAAGCTAAGAACTAATTTAGCACAAATAACTGATGCCAATGGAAATATTCAACAACGAACAGTTTTGCCCAAGTTAGTTAGCTGA
- the dyrk2 gene encoding dual specificity tyrosine-phosphorylation-regulated kinase 2 isoform X3, giving the protein MNDHLHIGSHGQIQVQQLFEDSSNKRTILTTQPNGLTAVGKMSLPVVQDKQQEGSHRRQGSSASVKSTDGTSKVKSIVMTPEQAMKQYMHKLSAYEHHEIFNYPEIYFVGPNAKKRQGVVGGSNNGGYDDDQGSYIHVPHDHIIYRYEVLKVIGKGSFGQVVKAYDHKQHQHIALKMVRNEKRFHRQAAEEIRILEHLKKQDKDQTMNVIHMLENFTFRNHICMTFELLSMNLYELIKKNKFQGFSLPLVRKFAHSILLCLDALHKNRIIHCDLKPENILLKQQGRSGIKVIDFGSSCYEHQRVYTYIQSRFYRAPEVILGARYGMPIDMWSLGCILAELLTGYPLLPGEDEGDQLACMMELLGTAPQKFLDQSKRAKNFVSSKGYPRYCTVTSLPDGSVVLNGGRSRRGKLRGPPGSKDWVTALKGCDDPLFLDFLKQCLEWDPMLRMTPSQALRHPWLRRRLPKPPAGEKASTRRTTESSGAITSISKLPPTSGSTAKLRTNLAQITDANGNIQQRTVLPKLVS; this is encoded by the coding sequence ATGAATGACCACCTGCACATTGGAAGCCATGGCCAGATCCAAGTTCAACAACTTTTTGAAGATAGCAGCAACAAAAGGACTATATTGACCACCCAACCAAATGGACTTACTGCAGTTGGTAAAATGTCACTACCGGTGGTTCAAGACAAGCAGCAGGAGGGTTCACACAGGCGACAGGGAAGTTCTGCTTCAGTAAAGTCAACAGATGGTACTTCAAAAGTGAAATCCATTGTCATGACACCAGAGCAAGCCATGAAGCAATATATGCATAAACTATCAGCGTATGAACACCACGAGATATTCAACTATCCTGAAATCTACTTTGTTGGTCCAAATGCAAAGAAACGGCAAGGTGTGGTTGGTGGCTCAAATAATGGTGGCTATGACGATGACCAGGGCTCTTACATCCACGTACCTCATGATCACATAATCTATAGATATGAAGTTTTGAAAGTAATCGGAAAAGGGAGCTTTGGTCAGGTTGTGAAAGCGTACGATCACAAACAGCACCAGCATATCGCACTGAAAATGGTGAGGAACGAGAAACGGTTCCATCGGCAGGCTGCTGAAGAGATTCGGATTCTCGAGCACCTGAAGAAGCAAGACAAAGACCAGACTATGAATGTCATACACATGCTGGAAAACTTCACATTCCGCAACCACATTTGCATGACGTTTGAACTGCTCAGCATGAATCTTTATGAGCTGATTAAAAAGAATAAATTTCAAGGCTTCAGTCTGCCATTGGTTCGCAAATTTGCGCACTCTATTTTGCTTTGCTTGGATGCTTTACACAAGAATAGAATTATCCATTGTGACCTTAAACCTGAGAATATTCTGCTGAAACAGCAGGGGCGAAGTGGGATTAAAGTCATAGATTTTGGTTCTAGCTGTTATGAACACCAACGTGTGTACACTTACATACAGTCAAGGTTTTACCGTGCACCTGAAGTGATCCTCGGAGCTCGCTATGGGATGCCTATAGACATGTGGAGTTTGGGTTGCATTCTGGCGGAACTATTGACGGGTTACCCACTGTTGCCTGGAGAAGATGAAGGGGACCAGCTTGCTTGCATGATGGAGTTGCTGGGTACTGCACCTCAAAAGTTTTTAGATCAGTCAAAACGAGCCAAAAATTTTGTGAGCTCAAAAGGTTACCCCCGTTATTGCACTGTAACTTCCTTGCCAGATGGGTCAGTAGTCCTTAATGGAGGACGGTCGCGAAGAGGAAAGCTTCGTGGCCCTCCAGGGAGCAAGGATTGGGTCACAGCCCTGAAAGGTTGTGATGACCCTCTCTTTCTGGACTTCCTGAAGCAGTGCTTGGAATGGGATCCCATGTTGCGTATGACACCTAGCCAGGCACTGCGACACCCTTGGCTCCGGAGACGCCTACCAAAGCCTCCAGCTGGTGAGAAAGCTTCAACAAGGCGAACAACAGAAAGCAGTGGTGCTATTACATCAATTTCTAAGTTGCCTCCAACTTCTGGCTCAACAGCAAAGCTAAGAACTAATTTAGCACAAATAACTGATGCCAATGGAAATATTCAACAACGAACAGTTTTGCCCAAGTTAGTTAGCTGA